Proteins encoded within one genomic window of Vicinamibacterales bacterium:
- a CDS encoding PQQ-binding-like beta-propeller repeat protein, with protein MFRNGLVLPFFLLIAVLTAVPEAFGQDWPQWRGPNRDGIVTKFDEPISWPTNLSHRWQIEVGLGYASPVLIGDRIFMYTRQSEDEVMLALDAESGETFWRASYPAPFEMVRAAFRHGPGPKSTPTFADGRLFTLGMSGIVTAFDAETGRQLWQHPAPPIEPLYHTAMSSIVDSDRVIVHVGGHNDGALTAFDVATGAIQWHWDGDGPAYGSPMVFELGGTRQVVTFTQDNFVGVSAETGKLLWIRPFTTPSITTSLTPILYKDTVIQAGRGNGITAFRVQRRGQSWETDDVWHTDQVSLYMTNGVVVDGVLYGLSHLNSGQYFGLDLDTGQVLWTSSPRQAENAAILGAGQFIFSLQDDAELLILRHNRIQFDPIQRYEVAASSTWAQPTISGNNVYVKDLSTLTLWTIDGTD; from the coding sequence ATGTTTAGAAATGGCCTAGTCCTGCCATTCTTCTTGCTTATTGCAGTACTTACCGCGGTCCCAGAGGCATTCGGTCAGGATTGGCCTCAATGGCGTGGACCAAACCGTGACGGTATCGTCACAAAGTTTGACGAACCAATTTCGTGGCCTACAAACCTCTCGCATCGCTGGCAAATCGAAGTTGGCCTAGGCTATGCGTCTCCGGTGCTTATTGGTGACCGGATATTTATGTATACCAGGCAAAGTGAAGATGAGGTGATGCTGGCACTCGATGCGGAATCTGGAGAGACCTTCTGGCGAGCTAGCTATCCCGCACCATTCGAGATGGTCCGGGCAGCCTTTCGGCATGGTCCGGGCCCAAAATCAACGCCGACCTTTGCTGACGGCCGCCTGTTCACTCTCGGAATGAGTGGTATCGTAACAGCGTTCGATGCAGAAACCGGACGTCAGTTGTGGCAACATCCGGCCCCACCAATTGAACCGCTCTACCATACGGCAATGTCTTCGATCGTGGACAGCGACCGCGTCATCGTGCACGTTGGAGGACACAATGACGGCGCGCTAACGGCCTTCGATGTCGCCACCGGGGCTATCCAGTGGCATTGGGACGGTGACGGTCCAGCATACGGATCGCCAATGGTGTTCGAACTCGGAGGCACACGTCAAGTCGTGACTTTTACCCAGGACAACTTCGTCGGCGTCTCAGCCGAAACGGGCAAACTCCTCTGGATTCGACCCTTTACTACACCATCAATCACGACTTCTCTGACTCCAATCCTGTATAAGGATACTGTCATCCAAGCCGGCCGTGGCAACGGCATCACAGCCTTCCGAGTACAACGGCGCGGTCAAAGCTGGGAAACAGATGACGTGTGGCACACCGATCAGGTGTCCCTCTACATGACGAACGGAGTCGTCGTGGATGGGGTCCTTTACGGACTATCTCACCTAAATAGTGGCCAGTATTTTGGCCTCGACCTCGATACCGGCCAGGTCCTCTGGACAAGCAGTCCACGGCAAGCCGAAAACGCCGCTATCCTTGGAGCCGGTCAGTTCATCTTCTCCTTGCAAGACGATGCAGAACTACTCATCCTCCGCCATAACCGAATCCAGTTTGATCCGATCCAACGCTACGAAGTTGCGGCGAGCTCCACCTGGGCACAACCAACCATCTCGGGCAACAACGTCTATGTAAAAGACCTGTCAACTCTTACACTTTGGACAATAGACGGAACTGACTAG
- the hflK gene encoding FtsH protease activity modulator HflK, whose protein sequence is MDDKSFDISQIRVPDISSKSIGTGVIALLIVGGLLNTLYQIQPEEVGVVLRFGRYVRTTDPGLRAKLPLIETVVKVPVQRQLKHEFGFRTVEAGTRSRFSERQFSDEAVMLTGDLNVAVVEWIVQYRVSEPENYLFKVRNLDDTFRAMNEAIMREVVGDRTVTEVLTVGRQDIETRVEQQLQELVGQYEMGITVEQVVLQDVNPPDPVKPSWDEVNQAQQQRDRLINEARAEYNAVIPRARGEAQQAVLQAEGYALDRVNRAQGDAARFEAVYDAYRQSPEVTRQRLYLETMQRVLPKVGGKLFLAEDANGVVPLLSLDTLRQTVGVPVPTAGGDR, encoded by the coding sequence ATGGACGATAAAAGCTTTGATATTTCTCAAATACGAGTGCCAGACATCTCATCCAAGAGTATTGGCACTGGTGTAATCGCCTTGCTCATTGTGGGAGGGTTGCTGAATACCCTCTACCAAATCCAACCAGAGGAAGTGGGGGTTGTTCTGAGGTTCGGACGTTATGTTCGTACTACCGATCCAGGCCTCCGAGCCAAACTACCATTAATTGAAACTGTGGTTAAGGTGCCAGTTCAGCGACAGCTGAAGCACGAGTTCGGTTTCCGCACGGTTGAGGCCGGCACTCGAAGTCGCTTTTCCGAGCGTCAATTCTCCGATGAAGCAGTGATGCTCACTGGCGACCTGAATGTGGCAGTCGTGGAATGGATTGTGCAATATCGTGTTTCCGAGCCAGAAAATTATCTATTCAAGGTCCGCAATCTCGACGACACCTTCCGTGCGATGAATGAAGCCATAATGCGTGAGGTTGTTGGAGACCGGACCGTTACGGAGGTCTTGACTGTTGGACGCCAGGACATTGAAACGCGCGTTGAACAACAACTGCAAGAACTTGTTGGCCAGTACGAGATGGGCATCACGGTGGAGCAGGTGGTCCTACAGGATGTGAATCCGCCAGACCCGGTTAAGCCGTCGTGGGATGAGGTTAATCAAGCGCAGCAGCAACGCGACCGATTGATTAATGAAGCGCGCGCTGAATATAACGCAGTCATTCCTCGAGCACGGGGTGAAGCGCAGCAGGCCGTTCTTCAGGCCGAAGGCTATGCGCTTGATCGCGTGAACAGGGCGCAAGGCGACGCGGCTCGTTTCGAGGCGGTTTACGATGCTTATCGCCAATCGCCAGAGGTGACGCGTCAGCGACTCTATTTAGAAACGATGCAACGGGTATTGCCGAAGGTTGGTGGAAAGCTGTTTCTCGCTGAAGATGCGAACGGTGTTGTGCCTCTGTTATCACTGGACACTCTCCGACAGACCGTTGGAGTTCCAGTACCAACTGCGGGAGGTGACCGATGA
- a CDS encoding PQQ-binding-like beta-propeller repeat protein, with product MRFHSIRRRQVYIAFALATLVAWHTPAVAQDGNNPYGEWRYQSADSWGTRYSPIDQVNSENFEDLEIAWLWRGDNFGPVPASTSRSTPTYVDGILYSVAGERRTVVALDPSTGETLWTYREPNTTRWERSMRASYGKGVGYDEINGRGVIYLVTPAFFLHAIDAKTGLHVENWGEAVPLPGFPETGVVDLLPHLIGDWDPWLNWDQPYDPDFGIPAELGYITSSSPPIVVNGVVVVGNSAEQGYTQSRIENVPGDILGYNAQSGEFMWKFHIIPRPGESGHETWLNDAWQYTGDISSWAPLSADNERGIVYIPTNPPTIDYFGGFRPGENLYGTSTIALDVQTGERKWHFQTVHNDQWNYDLPNVPIIANLTVDGREIPAVIQNSKQGMIFAFNRETGEPIWPIEERDVPESVVPGNWTSPTQPYPTKPAPVETLGLPDDRVIDFTPELKAEALEIMSRYNIGDPYMPKLHVGHDTGVVANVACSGGVNITHPVSMDPTTGIMYVSSSMGCSAGLVAPGIDSDDADDPFTTGTTVADWVRGPGGRLNGPQGLPIFKPPYSRLTAVDMNSGEHLWWVPTGETPNPVKNHPALQNVDLSKTGGGGPAISMVMGDLVVMTDGRQGDSVLHAVNKRTGDRLGTVEIPSNGQYGMMTYLHDGKQFVVVQIGGSQYPSSLVALALP from the coding sequence ATGCGATTTCATTCGATTCGCCGGCGTCAGGTTTACATCGCCTTTGCGCTTGCCACCCTCGTGGCGTGGCATACCCCTGCTGTTGCTCAAGACGGTAACAACCCTTACGGCGAGTGGCGTTACCAAAGTGCTGACTCTTGGGGAACACGCTATTCACCAATCGATCAAGTTAACAGCGAGAACTTTGAGGATCTTGAAATTGCCTGGCTCTGGAGAGGCGACAACTTCGGTCCTGTCCCGGCTAGCACCTCTCGGTCGACGCCAACCTACGTTGACGGAATTCTCTACAGTGTGGCCGGAGAGCGTCGAACCGTTGTTGCACTCGATCCCTCTACAGGAGAGACACTCTGGACCTACCGCGAGCCCAACACGACAAGATGGGAACGCTCCATGCGAGCTAGCTATGGCAAGGGCGTTGGATATGACGAGATAAATGGTCGAGGGGTTATTTATCTCGTAACACCCGCTTTCTTTCTTCACGCCATCGACGCCAAAACCGGGCTGCACGTCGAGAACTGGGGTGAAGCCGTACCGCTACCAGGTTTTCCTGAGACAGGGGTAGTCGATTTGTTACCACACCTGATCGGCGACTGGGATCCTTGGCTAAACTGGGACCAACCGTATGATCCTGATTTTGGAATTCCGGCGGAGCTGGGTTACATCACGAGCTCCTCGCCACCCATCGTTGTAAATGGCGTGGTAGTTGTCGGGAATTCGGCTGAACAAGGTTATACCCAAAGTCGCATTGAAAACGTGCCAGGCGACATTCTAGGCTACAACGCGCAGAGCGGTGAGTTTATGTGGAAGTTCCACATCATTCCTAGACCGGGTGAATCTGGGCACGAGACCTGGCTAAACGACGCGTGGCAATATACGGGTGATATTTCGTCCTGGGCTCCGCTGTCCGCGGATAACGAACGAGGGATCGTCTATATTCCAACTAATCCACCGACCATTGACTATTTCGGTGGCTTCCGCCCAGGTGAAAATTTGTACGGCACAAGTACCATTGCGCTCGATGTCCAGACCGGAGAACGAAAGTGGCATTTCCAAACTGTACATAACGACCAGTGGAACTACGATTTACCCAACGTGCCAATCATCGCGAACCTCACAGTGGATGGTCGAGAAATTCCAGCCGTGATTCAAAACAGTAAGCAAGGCATGATCTTTGCGTTCAACAGAGAAACTGGTGAGCCAATCTGGCCGATTGAAGAGCGTGACGTGCCAGAATCAGTAGTCCCTGGAAACTGGACATCGCCTACGCAGCCATACCCGACAAAGCCGGCCCCAGTAGAAACACTTGGGCTGCCTGATGACCGGGTAATCGACTTCACGCCTGAGCTGAAAGCTGAAGCGTTGGAAATCATGAGTCGTTACAACATTGGTGACCCGTACATGCCAAAGCTTCACGTTGGTCACGACACTGGAGTAGTCGCGAATGTCGCTTGTAGTGGTGGCGTGAACATTACCCATCCGGTGTCAATGGATCCAACGACCGGAATTATGTATGTCTCCTCGAGCATGGGCTGTAGCGCCGGATTGGTCGCACCGGGTATTGACAGCGATGATGCTGACGACCCCTTCACGACGGGCACTACGGTCGCAGATTGGGTGCGAGGTCCTGGTGGACGGCTGAATGGACCACAAGGACTTCCAATCTTTAAGCCGCCTTATAGCCGTCTTACCGCAGTCGATATGAATAGCGGGGAGCACCTCTGGTGGGTTCCTACAGGTGAAACTCCCAACCCGGTTAAGAATCATCCAGCCCTGCAAAATGTGGATCTCAGCAAAACTGGTGGCGGAGGCCCAGCAATTTCTATGGTGATGGGTGATCTGGTCGTTATGACCGACGGGCGCCAAGGCGATTCCGTTCTCCACGCTGTCAATAAGAGAACCGGTGACCGACTCGGCACGGTTGAAATACCGTCGAATGGCCAGTATGGCATGATGACTTACCTCCACGATGGCAAGCAGTTTGTCGTCGTTCAGATTGGCGGCTCTCAGTATCCGAGTTCGCTAGTCGCGTTGGCGCTACCATAA
- a CDS encoding FKBP-type peptidyl-prolyl cis-trans isomerase, with amino-acid sequence MTVHYTGWLYSSSAVENKGQQFDTSSGGAGFSFTLGTGYVIAGWDQGVVGMRVGGKRRLVIPPALAYGANGAGSIPGNATLVFDVELIGLAGS; translated from the coding sequence GTGACTGTCCACTACACTGGCTGGTTGTATTCCTCGAGTGCTGTGGAAAATAAAGGACAACAGTTTGACACCTCCTCTGGAGGGGCCGGATTTAGCTTTACCTTGGGTACGGGTTATGTGATCGCTGGATGGGACCAGGGAGTGGTTGGTATGCGTGTGGGTGGAAAGAGGCGATTGGTAATTCCACCTGCTCTCGCCTACGGCGCTAATGGAGCCGGGTCAATCCCAGGGAACGCAACCCTAGTGTTTGACGTTGAACTAATTGGGCTCGCTGGAAGCTGA
- a CDS encoding aminotransferase class I/II-fold pyridoxal phosphate-dependent enzyme has protein sequence MDRRTFITSGTSAWAGLAITGNESLAIPVRPTHHSKAASDTQKVLQLNHNSNPLGLPPGARQAILETLEEVPHYPRARRGQLRARLAELHGLSVDQVILGAGSTELIRCAIQAHASTNSRLLQAHPTYENAIEYGEPFPYRVERVALTSDSAHNINRMKALAAQWKEPTVVYICNPHNPTGTLTPSAEVDDWIASATDNVFFVIDEAYFPFVADASYWSADKWVHQKSNVLVTRTFSKLYGMAGLRIGYGLCAASTAQRLELFANHSRPNMLALAGALAALEDTSWTQKSLAIWEQCREVVTNCLDELELKYFPSHTAFLFHEIRGDQAEYRQRMSDHGILVGRSFPPLLSFNRLSLSATPDELERFTDTLRKFRRNGWV, from the coding sequence ATGGACCGCCGAACATTCATCACCAGTGGAACGAGTGCCTGGGCTGGTCTTGCTATCACCGGCAACGAATCCTTAGCCATACCCGTTCGCCCCACTCATCATTCCAAGGCTGCGTCAGACACCCAGAAGGTATTGCAACTCAATCACAATTCAAATCCGCTCGGGCTACCGCCTGGTGCCCGTCAGGCAATTCTTGAGACCCTCGAAGAGGTACCACACTATCCACGGGCACGCCGAGGCCAACTTCGGGCCCGGTTGGCCGAACTCCACGGTCTAAGTGTTGATCAGGTCATTCTCGGCGCAGGCTCCACAGAGTTAATCCGTTGTGCGATTCAGGCCCATGCCTCCACCAATAGTCGCCTGCTCCAGGCTCACCCAACCTACGAGAATGCCATCGAATACGGAGAGCCCTTTCCATATCGCGTTGAAAGGGTGGCGCTAACGAGTGACTCCGCACACAACATCAACCGTATGAAGGCGCTCGCTGCCCAGTGGAAGGAACCCACGGTCGTGTATATCTGTAATCCCCATAATCCAACCGGGACGCTTACTCCTAGCGCTGAGGTGGATGACTGGATAGCCTCGGCCACTGACAACGTGTTCTTCGTGATTGACGAAGCGTATTTTCCTTTCGTCGCCGACGCGAGTTACTGGTCAGCCGATAAATGGGTGCATCAGAAGTCCAACGTTCTCGTCACGAGAACATTCTCCAAACTCTACGGAATGGCCGGTCTACGAATCGGGTATGGTCTCTGTGCTGCCAGCACCGCCCAACGATTGGAACTGTTCGCCAACCATAGCCGTCCCAATATGCTCGCACTAGCCGGCGCGTTGGCGGCGCTCGAGGATACCAGTTGGACCCAGAAAAGCCTCGCGATCTGGGAGCAGTGCCGTGAGGTCGTCACAAATTGTCTTGACGAGCTTGAACTGAAGTACTTTCCGAGTCACACGGCATTTCTATTTCACGAAATCCGGGGTGACCAAGCGGAATATAGGCAACGGATGAGTGACCACGGCATTCTCGTCGGTCGGTCCTTCCCGCCGCTACTGTCGTTCAACCGGCTTTCACTCTCGGCTACTCCCGATGAGTTGGAACGATTCACCGATACTCTTCGCAAATTCCGACGGAACGGCTGGGTATAA
- the hflC gene encoding protease modulator HflC yields MKSRTVTQLFVLVLALVVLSSATYQVHETNQVIITQFGNPIGDPMTEPGLHFKVPFIQKTNYFEKRFLEWDGSPNQVPTKDKRFIWVDTYARWRIVDPLRFFQRLRDERGAQSRLDDILDGETRNSVARYDLIEIVRSSNRDPEDVLVESEEEAAILEEIGMGRGQIAAEILERSALSTADFGIELLDLRLKRINYVEEVQQDVFARMIAERQRIAEEFRSEGEGEAARIGGERDRELQRIQSEAYRVAEELRGVADGEATAVYGDAYNRDPDFYAFTKSMETYEKTMDPTTVFILGTDNELLKYLEQPR; encoded by the coding sequence ATGAAGTCACGTACTGTTACGCAACTCTTCGTGTTGGTTTTAGCTCTCGTCGTCCTGTCAAGTGCGACCTATCAGGTTCACGAAACGAACCAGGTCATCATTACGCAGTTTGGAAATCCGATTGGGGATCCTATGACCGAGCCCGGTCTACACTTCAAGGTGCCGTTTATCCAGAAAACCAATTACTTTGAAAAACGGTTTTTGGAATGGGATGGAAGTCCAAATCAGGTTCCAACGAAGGATAAGCGATTCATCTGGGTTGATACCTATGCCAGATGGCGCATCGTTGATCCTCTACGATTCTTTCAGAGGCTCAGGGATGAGCGCGGTGCTCAGTCTAGGCTCGACGACATTCTCGATGGAGAGACCAGGAACTCGGTGGCCCGGTATGACCTGATTGAGATTGTCCGTAGTAGCAATAGAGACCCTGAGGACGTGCTGGTGGAATCGGAGGAGGAGGCAGCGATACTAGAAGAGATTGGGATGGGGCGAGGACAAATCGCGGCCGAGATTCTTGAACGTTCGGCCCTCAGCACGGCCGATTTTGGTATTGAACTGCTTGACCTTCGGTTAAAGCGAATCAACTACGTTGAGGAGGTTCAGCAAGATGTTTTTGCTCGCATGATTGCCGAGCGACAGCGAATTGCTGAAGAGTTTAGGTCCGAGGGAGAAGGGGAGGCCGCACGGATTGGCGGCGAGCGTGATCGTGAGCTCCAGCGGATTCAATCTGAGGCGTATCGTGTGGCGGAGGAGCTTCGGGGTGTAGCCGATGGAGAGGCTACGGCTGTCTACGGTGACGCGTACAATCGCGATCCCGACTTTTATGCTTTTACGAAATCCATGGAGACGTATGAGAAAACTATGGACCCAACAACGGTGTTCATTCTTGGTACTGACAATGAACTATTGAAATACCTAGAGCAGCCTCGATAG
- a CDS encoding gamma-glutamyltransferase — MSIRRLVALGAIVIFLTGTFVLLSLGDAEAQRTAKPVLHGRHWMAITGKPLAATAGAMMFQKGGNAVDAACAMLGATSTMFDALSWGGETQALIYDPNQQKVIGINALGVAPTGATPEFFHEQGMDFPPETGPLAAVTPGTPGGLMVMLAEFGTLSLKEVLAPAMQMADGYPIEEGLANSLERSKALLKGWKYSRETFFPHLGEAREAPRTGEIFRQPYLHDTLQKLVDTEAQALAAGQSRKEAIYAAYDRFYKGDIAEEYVRGSREGGGLHTLEDLANWQVYIEEPVKTNYKGIDVYKLNTWVQGPVLLQALNILEDFDLKSMGYNSSKYIHTVYQAMNLAYADRDFYYGDPYFPPEEPVNGLLSKAYAKQRAALINPDHNDPTIGPGDPYPFQGGVNPYGHYLDTWNRTTEDQAANWSDEKRQEFEAGFFAGTTAVQAADENGWVVSITPSGGWNPAYIAGRTGIGMSQRMQSFVLDPSINPYNVVEPGKRPRVTLTPSMALKDGKPFLAFSLQGGDSQDQNLLQLFLNIVEFEMNVQQAAEAANITSYQLKSSFGLHEAEPGRLTLNESVPPWVRAELTGMGYRLDFRDRTSGPLQAIYFDRTHGTMWGGASHHGEDYGVAW; from the coding sequence ATGTCCATACGTAGGTTGGTAGCGCTCGGAGCTATAGTCATTTTTCTGACGGGAACCTTCGTCTTACTTAGTCTTGGCGACGCCGAAGCCCAGCGAACAGCTAAGCCTGTTCTACACGGTCGGCATTGGATGGCGATCACGGGGAAACCGTTGGCTGCCACGGCGGGCGCAATGATGTTTCAAAAGGGCGGAAATGCCGTCGACGCCGCGTGCGCGATGCTTGGCGCGACCTCTACAATGTTCGACGCTTTAAGTTGGGGTGGAGAAACGCAAGCGTTAATCTACGACCCGAACCAACAGAAGGTGATCGGCATCAACGCGCTTGGTGTTGCTCCGACGGGCGCAACACCGGAATTCTTCCATGAACAGGGAATGGACTTTCCACCCGAGACCGGCCCGCTAGCAGCGGTGACACCAGGAACGCCAGGTGGCCTAATGGTCATGCTTGCCGAATTTGGCACTCTTAGTCTTAAAGAGGTGCTAGCACCGGCGATGCAGATGGCCGACGGCTACCCGATCGAAGAGGGGCTAGCTAATAGCCTTGAGCGGAGCAAAGCCTTACTCAAGGGATGGAAATATTCACGTGAGACATTCTTTCCCCACCTTGGAGAAGCACGTGAGGCACCTCGCACAGGAGAAATCTTCCGCCAGCCCTACCTACACGACACTCTACAGAAGCTCGTCGATACTGAAGCACAGGCACTTGCAGCTGGCCAGAGCCGGAAGGAGGCCATCTATGCAGCCTACGACCGATTCTACAAGGGTGACATCGCCGAAGAGTATGTGCGCGGCTCACGAGAAGGTGGAGGCCTGCACACCCTTGAGGACCTGGCGAACTGGCAGGTTTATATTGAGGAGCCAGTCAAAACGAATTACAAGGGAATCGACGTCTACAAGCTCAATACTTGGGTTCAGGGGCCTGTTTTACTCCAGGCTCTTAACATCCTTGAGGATTTCGATTTGAAGTCGATGGGTTACAACAGCTCAAAATATATCCACACGGTGTATCAAGCTATGAACTTGGCGTATGCCGATCGTGATTTCTATTACGGAGACCCTTACTTCCCGCCAGAGGAACCGGTCAACGGTTTACTGTCTAAGGCATACGCCAAGCAACGTGCAGCGCTTATCAATCCTGATCACAATGACCCGACAATCGGACCAGGCGATCCATACCCGTTCCAAGGGGGAGTGAATCCGTATGGCCACTATCTCGATACCTGGAATCGAACCACTGAAGACCAGGCCGCGAACTGGAGCGACGAGAAGCGGCAGGAATTTGAGGCAGGGTTCTTTGCGGGCACAACAGCAGTGCAAGCAGCTGATGAAAATGGCTGGGTTGTCTCCATCACACCAAGCGGCGGCTGGAATCCAGCCTACATCGCTGGCCGAACAGGCATCGGTATGAGCCAGCGAATGCAGAGCTTTGTGCTAGACCCATCGATAAATCCCTATAACGTTGTCGAACCTGGAAAGCGTCCACGCGTTACTTTGACACCGAGCATGGCGCTGAAAGATGGCAAACCGTTTCTGGCTTTTTCCCTCCAAGGCGGAGACTCCCAAGATCAGAACCTCCTCCAACTCTTTTTGAATATCGTAGAGTTCGAAATGAACGTCCAGCAGGCGGCCGAGGCAGCCAACATTACGAGCTATCAGTTGAAGAGCTCATTCGGTCTGCACGAGGCCGAGCCTGGTCGGTTAACCCTGAACGAGTCAGTCCCACCGTGGGTGCGAGCGGAACTCACTGGAATGGGTTACCGTCTAGACTTTCGCGACCGCACCTCGGGTCCACTGCAAGCCATCTATTTCGATCGAACACACGGCACAATGTGGGGCGGTGCAAGTCATCACGGTGAGGACTACGGAGTCGCTTGGTAG
- a CDS encoding antibiotic biosynthesis monooxygenase: protein MIVVANRIPVADGQEEAFAERFRTRAGLVEGHSGFVRLEILKPTEVAMHGRSMGRSAYHVVLTYWEQVENFVNWTNSADLKTAHSDRPPPEMFAGDNVFELHEVIQSASSEPN, encoded by the coding sequence GTGATCGTAGTTGCAAATCGAATTCCAGTGGCCGATGGCCAAGAAGAAGCCTTCGCTGAACGGTTCCGCACCCGGGCAGGCCTCGTCGAGGGGCATTCCGGTTTCGTGCGCCTCGAGATTTTGAAACCAACCGAGGTCGCCATGCATGGTCGGTCGATGGGGCGTTCCGCCTACCATGTCGTGCTGACCTATTGGGAGCAGGTGGAAAACTTCGTCAACTGGACGAACAGTGCCGATTTAAAGACGGCCCACTCAGACCGACCGCCCCCGGAAATGTTCGCAGGTGATAACGTGTTTGAACTGCACGAAGTGATCCAATCAGCTTCCAGCGAGCCCAATTAG
- the dacB gene encoding D-alanyl-D-alanine carboxypeptidase/D-alanyl-D-alanine-endopeptidase has translation MTIKVVLGAIGLLIGTGCVTSTARVEPDLAPVRERTRNTSGEALPAVVQLDRDLSGLFETSRFDHTLWSVAVRSLDRQEDLYRLNPDKLVMPASNMKAVTLAAMAEQLGWDYRYETQLLTGAPIEDGTLRGDLIVRSSGDPSFNRLHTDPVEVFRGWSNKLKQLGIRIIEGRLIGDDNVFDEATLGAGWAWDYLGYGYAAPIGSLQLYQNIVALDIRPGAAVDDPIIVEVSPAHSGLELDIRARTGAADTSATLNLVRLPGQAVLEITGSLPVTAEAFTQTASVPNPTEFFVRSLRAALSENGIVVRGAAIDVDSLQDGYDEPLRQLLLHRSPPLTETGRVLMKVSQNLYAETFLRTLGGQDGGRSNVADGREAVQAVLSSWGISPEAYVQYDGSGLSRYNYVTTDMLIAILERMHQDTTHATAFKATLPIAGRDASLQHRMKDTLAENNARAKTGSISNVRALSGYVTTRDDELLAFSIVANHFHLPQSTIDAVTDLAVEYLAGFRR, from the coding sequence ATGACAATTAAGGTAGTACTTGGCGCAATAGGGCTCCTGATTGGGACAGGGTGTGTCACCTCCACCGCTCGTGTGGAACCAGACCTCGCTCCGGTGCGCGAGAGAACACGCAACACGTCGGGGGAGGCGTTACCGGCCGTTGTCCAACTCGACCGAGATCTCTCAGGCCTCTTCGAAACATCGCGATTTGATCACACGCTGTGGAGCGTGGCGGTTCGGTCTCTCGACAGGCAAGAGGACCTTTATCGTCTGAACCCTGACAAGTTGGTCATGCCGGCCTCAAATATGAAGGCCGTGACGCTGGCAGCTATGGCGGAACAGCTTGGATGGGATTATCGGTATGAGACGCAACTGTTGACAGGGGCTCCGATTGAGGACGGGACGCTTCGCGGTGACCTCATCGTACGCAGTAGTGGGGATCCCTCCTTCAATCGTTTGCATACCGACCCAGTGGAGGTGTTTCGTGGCTGGTCGAACAAGCTAAAACAACTTGGCATTCGCATTATCGAAGGCCGGCTCATAGGGGACGATAATGTGTTCGACGAAGCCACGCTCGGGGCTGGGTGGGCGTGGGATTATTTGGGTTATGGATATGCCGCGCCAATTGGGTCCCTACAGCTGTATCAGAACATCGTGGCTCTGGACATTCGTCCAGGTGCTGCGGTGGATGACCCGATTATCGTCGAGGTGAGTCCTGCGCATAGCGGTCTTGAATTGGATATCCGAGCTCGAACCGGCGCTGCGGACACTTCAGCCACTTTGAATCTCGTTCGCCTTCCTGGCCAGGCTGTCCTTGAAATTACCGGGTCCCTTCCAGTGACCGCCGAAGCGTTTACGCAAACAGCATCAGTGCCTAATCCCACAGAATTTTTCGTGCGAAGTTTACGAGCGGCATTGAGCGAGAATGGCATCGTTGTTCGAGGTGCCGCCATCGACGTTGACTCCCTTCAAGATGGCTACGATGAGCCACTCAGACAATTACTCCTTCACCGCTCTCCGCCCCTCACGGAAACGGGTCGAGTTCTCATGAAGGTCAGTCAGAATCTTTATGCCGAAACGTTCCTGAGAACTCTTGGCGGTCAAGATGGAGGGAGGAGCAATGTCGCCGATGGACGGGAGGCCGTTCAGGCGGTGCTGTCATCCTGGGGTATTTCCCCCGAAGCGTATGTGCAGTATGACGGCTCAGGCCTATCACGCTACAACTATGTCACCACTGACATGTTGATCGCGATATTGGAGAGGATGCATCAAGATACAACACATGCTACTGCTTTTAAGGCTACGTTACCCATTGCAGGGCGGGATGCATCGTTGCAACACCGCATGAAAGATACGCTTGCAGAAAATAATGCGCGTGCAAAAACAGGATCGATTTCGAATGTGCGGGCTCTGTCAGGGTACGTTACTACCAGAGATGATGAACTGTTAGCGTTTTCAATCGTTGCTAACCACTTTCACCTCCCGCAGTCCACGATCGATGCAGTTACGGACCTCGCGGTTGAATATTTAGCGGGCTTCAGGAGATAG